In a genomic window of Streptomyces sp. SJL17-4:
- the ftsH gene encoding ATP-dependent zinc metalloprotease FtsH, with translation MDVKRYFRGPVMWIVLAVLAVVVLMQVVGSSEGYKTVDTGKVVQAIDKNQVKQAKVTTGDEQIIKIELVDGQKIDNSSKVQASYIGSQGVDVADKLQEKFEAGQIEKGYTVSPTKQSPFVSILLSLLPFVLIVVVFLFLMNQMQGGGSRVMQFGKSKAKLITKDTPKTTFADVAGSDEAVEELHEIKEFLQEPAKFQAVGAKIPKGVLLYGPPGTGKTLLARAVAGEAGVPFYSISGSDFVEMFVGVGASRVRDLFEQAKANAPAIVFVDEIDAVGRHRGAGLGGGHDEREQTLNQLLVEMDGFDVKGGVILIAATNRPDILDPALLRPGRFDRQIAVDRPDMQGRLEILKVHQKGKPVAPDVDLGAVARRTPGFTGADLSNVLNEAALLTARSDQKLIDNAALDEAIDRVVAGPQKRTRIMSDKEKKITAYHEGGHALVAAASPNSDPVHKITILSRGRALGYTMVLPDEDKYSTTRNEMLDQLAYMLGGRAAEELVFHDPTTGAANDIEKATATARAMVTQYGMTERLGAIKFGGDNTEPFLGREMAHQRDYSEEVAALVDEEVKKLIETAHNEAWEILVENRDVLDNLVLALLEKETLGKEEIAEIFTPIVKRPARPAWTGSSRRTPSTRPPVLSPKELALTNSANGSASPAVDTTKGIEIAPVDTPED, from the coding sequence ATGGACGTGAAGCGATACTTCCGTGGGCCGGTCATGTGGATCGTGCTGGCCGTCCTCGCCGTGGTCGTGCTGATGCAGGTCGTCGGCTCGTCCGAGGGCTACAAGACGGTGGACACCGGCAAGGTCGTCCAGGCGATCGACAAGAACCAGGTCAAGCAGGCAAAGGTCACCACCGGTGACGAGCAGATCATCAAGATCGAGCTCGTCGACGGTCAGAAGATCGACAACAGCAGCAAGGTCCAGGCCAGCTACATCGGCTCCCAGGGCGTCGACGTCGCGGACAAGCTGCAGGAGAAGTTCGAGGCCGGGCAGATCGAGAAGGGCTACACCGTCTCCCCGACGAAGCAGTCGCCCTTCGTCTCGATCCTGCTCTCCCTCCTCCCCTTCGTCCTCATCGTGGTCGTCTTCCTCTTCCTGATGAACCAGATGCAGGGCGGCGGCTCCCGCGTCATGCAGTTCGGCAAGTCCAAGGCGAAGCTCATCACCAAGGACACGCCGAAGACCACCTTCGCCGACGTCGCGGGCTCGGACGAGGCCGTCGAGGAACTCCACGAGATCAAGGAATTCCTCCAGGAGCCGGCGAAGTTCCAGGCCGTCGGCGCCAAGATCCCCAAGGGCGTCCTGCTCTACGGCCCGCCCGGAACCGGCAAGACGCTCCTCGCGCGCGCCGTCGCCGGCGAGGCCGGGGTGCCGTTCTACTCGATCTCCGGCTCCGACTTCGTCGAGATGTTCGTCGGTGTCGGTGCCTCCCGGGTCCGTGACCTCTTCGAGCAGGCCAAGGCCAACGCGCCCGCCATCGTCTTCGTCGACGAGATCGACGCCGTCGGACGCCACCGCGGTGCCGGCCTCGGCGGCGGTCACGACGAGCGTGAGCAGACGCTCAACCAGCTGCTCGTCGAGATGGACGGCTTCGACGTGAAGGGCGGCGTCATCCTGATCGCCGCCACGAACCGGCCCGACATCCTCGACCCCGCCCTCCTGCGCCCCGGACGCTTCGACCGGCAGATCGCCGTCGACCGCCCGGACATGCAGGGCCGTCTGGAGATCCTCAAGGTCCACCAGAAGGGCAAGCCGGTCGCACCGGACGTCGACCTCGGCGCCGTCGCCCGACGCACCCCCGGCTTCACCGGCGCGGACCTCTCCAACGTCCTCAACGAGGCGGCGCTCCTCACCGCCCGCAGTGACCAGAAGCTGATCGACAACGCGGCACTGGACGAGGCGATCGACCGAGTGGTCGCGGGCCCGCAGAAGCGGACCCGGATCATGTCGGACAAGGAGAAGAAGATCACCGCGTACCACGAGGGCGGCCACGCCCTCGTCGCGGCGGCCTCGCCGAACTCCGACCCCGTCCACAAGATCACCATCCTGTCCCGCGGCCGCGCCCTGGGCTACACGATGGTCCTGCCGGACGAGGACAAGTACTCGACCACCCGCAACGAGATGCTCGACCAGCTGGCGTACATGCTGGGCGGCCGTGCGGCCGAGGAGCTCGTCTTCCACGACCCGACGACGGGTGCGGCGAACGACATCGAGAAGGCCACGGCCACCGCTCGCGCGATGGTCACGCAGTACGGCATGACCGAGCGTCTCGGCGCGATCAAGTTCGGTGGCGACAACACCGAGCCCTTCCTCGGCCGTGAGATGGCGCACCAGCGCGACTACTCGGAAGAGGTCGCGGCGCTGGTCGACGAAGAGGTCAAGAAGCTCATCGAGACCGCGCACAACGAGGCCTGGGAGATCCTCGTCGAGAACCGTGACGTCCTCGACAACCTGGTCCTCGCCCTCCTGGAGAAGGAGACGCTGGGCAAGGAGGAGATCGCCGAGATCTTCACCCCCATCGTCAAGCGCCCGGCCCGCCCGGCCTGGACCGGCTCCTCCCGCCGTACCCCGTCCACGCGTCCGCCGGTGCTCTCCCCCAAGGAGCTCGCCCTGACGAACAGCGCGAACGGCTCGGCGTCCCCCGCGGTCGACACCACGAAGGGCATCGAGATCGCCCCGGTGGACACCCCGGAGGACTGA
- the hpt gene encoding hypoxanthine phosphoribosyltransferase: MGTDLQSVLITKEEIDAKLAELAAKIDAEYAGKDLLIVGVLKGAVMVMADLARALSTPVTMDWMAVSSYGAGTQSSGVVRILKDLDTDIKGKHVLIVEDIIDSGLTLSWLLSNLGSREPASLEVCTLLRKPEAAKVAIDVKWIGFDIPNEFVVGYGLDYAEKYRNLPFVGTLAPHVYGG; the protein is encoded by the coding sequence ATGGGCACCGACCTCCAGTCGGTGCTCATCACCAAGGAAGAGATCGACGCCAAGCTGGCAGAGCTGGCCGCGAAGATCGACGCGGAATACGCGGGCAAGGACCTGCTCATCGTCGGCGTCCTCAAGGGCGCGGTGATGGTGATGGCGGATCTGGCTCGCGCCCTTTCCACTCCCGTCACCATGGACTGGATGGCCGTGTCCTCCTACGGCGCCGGCACCCAGTCCTCGGGCGTCGTCAGGATCCTCAAGGACCTCGACACCGACATCAAGGGCAAGCACGTCCTGATCGTCGAGGACATCATCGACTCCGGCCTGACCCTGTCCTGGCTCCTGTCGAACCTCGGCTCGCGCGAGCCCGCCTCCCTCGAGGTCTGCACGCTGCTGCGCAAGCCCGAGGCCGCGAAGGTCGCGATCGACGTCAAGTGGATCGGTTTCGACATCCCCAACGAGTTCGTCGTGGGCTACGGCCTCGACTACGCCGAGAAGTACCGGAACCTTCCGTTCGTCGGCACGCTCGCCCCGCACGTCTACGGCGGCTGA
- a CDS encoding nuclear transport factor 2 family protein has translation MSRGTDEAAVEAANTAFYEAMETGDFEGVSALWLDDGATPITCVHPGWPVLTGRGEVLRSYALIMANTEYIQFFLTDLNISLAGRTAVVTCTENILSGGPAEDGAELGPLVGQLVVATNVFRHTPDGWRIWSHHASPVLTETEETADEEPGGDTP, from the coding sequence GTGAGCCGCGGCACCGACGAGGCGGCCGTCGAAGCCGCCAACACCGCCTTCTACGAGGCGATGGAGACCGGCGACTTCGAAGGCGTCTCGGCGCTCTGGCTCGACGACGGCGCCACCCCCATCACCTGCGTCCACCCCGGCTGGCCCGTCCTCACCGGCCGCGGCGAGGTGCTCCGCTCGTACGCGCTGATCATGGCGAACACCGAGTACATCCAGTTCTTCCTCACCGACCTCAACATCTCCCTCGCCGGCCGCACCGCCGTCGTCACCTGCACCGAGAACATCCTCAGCGGCGGCCCCGCCGAGGACGGCGCCGAACTGGGACCCCTCGTCGGTCAGCTCGTCGTCGCCACCAATGTGTTCCGCCACACACCCGACGGCTGGCGGATCTGGTCCCACCACGCCTCCCCGGTCCTCACGGAGACCGAGGAAACAGCGGACGAGGAGCCCGGCGGCGACACCCCGTAA
- the tilS gene encoding tRNA lysidine(34) synthetase TilS, translated as MGPHPAVAAIRLAVRRVLHDVLTEHQTDPAPARDAHTPLVLVACSGGADSMALASALAFEARKLPVRAGGITVDHGLQDGSDTRAGEVVARMTALGLTPSEAVAVTVGREGGPEAAARDARYAALDAAAERHGAAAILLGHTRDDQAETVLLGLARGSGIRSLSGMAAISGASGRYRRPFLQLDRQTVRKACVAQELAVWDDPHNSDPAYTRSRLRHEGLPALEKALGKGVVEALARTAQLSRDDADALDTWAADAETRVRDEAGALECAKLYGLPPAVRRRVLRRAVIAEGAPAGSLFARHIEEVDRLITGWRGQGAINLPGRVEARRQGGRLVIRQG; from the coding sequence ATGGGTCCCCATCCTGCGGTCGCGGCGATACGCCTGGCGGTCCGCCGCGTACTCCACGACGTTCTCACCGAGCACCAGACCGACCCCGCCCCCGCACGCGACGCACACACCCCCCTCGTGCTCGTCGCCTGCTCCGGAGGCGCCGACTCCATGGCGCTCGCCTCCGCCCTCGCCTTCGAGGCCCGCAAGCTTCCCGTGCGCGCCGGCGGCATCACCGTCGACCACGGGCTCCAGGACGGCTCCGACACCCGCGCGGGCGAGGTCGTCGCCCGCATGACCGCCCTCGGCCTCACCCCCTCAGAGGCCGTCGCCGTCACCGTCGGCCGCGAAGGAGGCCCCGAGGCCGCCGCACGCGACGCGCGGTACGCGGCCCTCGACGCCGCCGCCGAGCGCCACGGAGCCGCCGCGATCCTCCTCGGCCACACCCGCGACGACCAAGCGGAAACCGTCCTGCTCGGGCTCGCCCGGGGCTCCGGCATCCGCTCGCTCTCCGGCATGGCCGCGATCTCCGGCGCCTCCGGCCGCTACCGGCGCCCCTTCCTCCAGCTCGACCGCCAGACCGTCCGCAAGGCCTGCGTCGCACAGGAACTCGCCGTCTGGGACGACCCCCACAACAGCGACCCCGCCTACACCCGCTCCAGGCTCCGCCACGAGGGCCTCCCCGCCCTCGAGAAGGCCCTCGGCAAGGGCGTCGTCGAAGCCCTCGCCCGAACGGCCCAGCTCTCCCGCGACGACGCCGACGCCCTCGACACCTGGGCCGCCGACGCCGAGACCCGCGTACGCGACGAGGCGGGCGCCCTGGAGTGCGCCAAGCTCTACGGCCTGCCCCCCGCCGTACGCCGCCGCGTCCTGCGCCGCGCCGTCATCGCCGAGGGCGCACCCGCCGGCTCCCTCTTCGCCCGCCACATCGAAGAAGTCGACCGGCTCATCACCGGCTGGCGCGGCCAAGGGGCCATCAACCTGCCCGGCCGCGTCGAAGCCCGCCGCCAGGGTGGCAGACTGGTCATCCGGCAAGGCTGA
- a CDS encoding DUF3180 domain-containing protein — MKQLRLKVLAGLFLVAGILSWGAARLWDTVGTLPSVPIAAPIVLAVIAVVLTATALSIRARLKAQRERRPGAKGVEPLMAARAVVFGQASALVAALVAGMYGGTGVFLLGSLDVPARRDQALYAAFSVAAGIAVIAAALFLERVCKLPEDPENDDENPGKARV; from the coding sequence GTGAAACAACTGCGGCTGAAGGTGCTCGCCGGACTGTTCCTCGTCGCCGGCATCCTCTCCTGGGGTGCCGCCCGGCTCTGGGACACGGTCGGCACCCTCCCCAGCGTGCCGATCGCCGCGCCCATCGTCCTGGCCGTGATCGCGGTGGTCCTCACCGCGACCGCCCTCTCGATCCGCGCCCGCCTCAAGGCCCAGCGCGAGCGCCGCCCCGGCGCCAAGGGCGTCGAGCCCCTGATGGCGGCCCGCGCGGTGGTCTTCGGCCAGGCGAGCGCCCTGGTCGCCGCCCTCGTCGCCGGCATGTACGGCGGCACGGGCGTCTTCCTCCTCGGCTCCCTCGACGTCCCGGCCCGCCGCGACCAGGCCCTCTACGCGGCCTTCTCGGTGGCGGCGGGCATCGCCGTCATCGCGGCCGCCCTCTTCCTGGAGCGCGTCTGCAAACTCCCGGAAGACCCCGAGAACGACGACGAGAACCCGGGCAAGGCCCGGGTCTAG
- a CDS encoding phosphatidylglycerol lysyltransferase domain-containing protein, with protein sequence MSVTVDGDKSGLVPVRVRRILRGPRPEKVPALVGTACTLIGLIDIAAGVFPRFRASRMHAMAEVLPGTLGPLSAALSLSAGVLLLLLAHGLKRHKRRAWRAAVVLLPLGAVAQFVWRHSVLGALLSLVLLALLLRHRGEFAALPDPRSRWRALANFVVMGAGSIALGLVIVSAHPRRVIGSPSLADRLEHVLYGLFGVEGPVGYSNGVDWTVGYSLGALGMLTALTTIYLAFRPEHPAARLTDEDEVRLRALLDQHGSRDSLGHFALRSDKGVVFSPSGKAAVCYRVVSGVMLASGDPIGDVEAWPGAIERFMDEAKAHSWTPAVMGCSETGGQVWTRETGLDALELGDEAVVDVADFSLSGRAMRNVRQMVKRIERNGYTTRVRRVRDLDDAELEQVRRAAADWRGTDTERGFSMALGRIGAPGDGDAVIATAHKTDAGDDTDHAADSAYGDLKAIIHFVPWGPDGMSLELMRRDRSADPGMNELLIVAALQASPGLGIARVSLNFAMFRAALARGEKIGAGPVLRVWRGLLVFLSRWFQIESLYKFNAKFRPRWEPRFVVYRKSRDLPRIGFAAMQAEGFVNLALPRPFTRRRPAPAPRPCAHIVPAPSEREVRAA encoded by the coding sequence ATGTCTGTCACAGTAGATGGGGACAAATCAGGATTGGTTCCGGTTCGGGTACGCCGGATTCTCCGCGGCCCCCGCCCCGAGAAGGTCCCCGCGCTCGTCGGCACCGCCTGCACCCTGATCGGCCTCATCGACATCGCCGCAGGCGTCTTCCCCCGCTTCCGCGCCAGCCGGATGCACGCCATGGCGGAGGTCCTCCCCGGCACCCTCGGCCCCCTCTCCGCCGCCCTCTCCCTCAGCGCCGGCGTCCTCCTGCTGCTCCTCGCCCACGGCCTCAAGCGGCACAAGCGCCGCGCCTGGCGCGCCGCCGTCGTCCTCCTTCCCCTCGGCGCCGTCGCCCAGTTCGTCTGGCGCCACTCCGTCCTCGGCGCCCTCCTCTCCCTCGTACTCCTCGCGCTCCTCCTGCGCCACCGCGGCGAGTTCGCCGCCCTGCCCGACCCGCGCAGCCGCTGGCGCGCCCTCGCCAACTTCGTCGTCATGGGCGCCGGATCCATCGCCCTCGGCCTCGTCATCGTCAGCGCCCACCCGCGCCGCGTCATCGGCAGCCCCAGCCTCGCCGACCGCCTCGAACACGTCCTCTACGGACTGTTCGGCGTCGAAGGCCCCGTCGGCTACAGCAACGGCGTGGACTGGACCGTCGGCTACTCCCTCGGCGCGCTCGGCATGCTCACCGCCCTCACCACCATCTACCTCGCCTTCCGCCCCGAGCACCCCGCGGCCCGGCTCACCGACGAGGACGAGGTCCGGCTGCGCGCCCTCCTCGACCAGCACGGCAGCCGCGACTCCCTCGGCCACTTCGCGCTCCGCAGCGACAAGGGCGTCGTCTTCTCCCCCAGCGGAAAGGCCGCCGTCTGCTACCGCGTCGTCTCCGGCGTCATGCTCGCCAGCGGCGACCCCATCGGCGACGTCGAGGCCTGGCCCGGCGCCATCGAACGCTTCATGGACGAGGCCAAGGCCCACTCCTGGACCCCCGCCGTCATGGGCTGCTCCGAGACCGGCGGCCAGGTCTGGACCCGCGAGACCGGCCTCGACGCCCTCGAACTCGGCGACGAGGCGGTCGTCGACGTCGCGGATTTCTCCCTCTCCGGACGGGCCATGCGCAACGTCCGCCAGATGGTCAAGCGCATCGAGCGCAACGGCTACACCACCCGGGTCCGCCGCGTCCGTGACCTCGACGACGCCGAACTCGAACAGGTCCGCCGCGCCGCCGCCGACTGGCGCGGCACCGACACCGAACGCGGCTTCTCCATGGCCCTCGGCCGCATCGGCGCCCCCGGCGACGGAGACGCCGTGATAGCGACCGCCCACAAGACCGACGCGGGCGACGACACCGACCACGCCGCCGACTCCGCCTACGGCGACCTCAAGGCGATCATCCACTTCGTCCCCTGGGGACCGGACGGCATGTCCCTCGAACTCATGCGCCGCGACCGCTCCGCCGACCCCGGCATGAACGAGCTCCTCATCGTCGCCGCCCTCCAGGCCTCCCCCGGCCTCGGCATCGCGCGCGTGTCCCTCAACTTCGCCATGTTCCGCGCGGCCCTCGCCCGCGGCGAGAAGATCGGCGCCGGCCCCGTCCTGCGCGTCTGGCGCGGACTCCTCGTCTTCCTCTCCCGCTGGTTCCAGATCGAGTCGCTGTACAAGTTCAACGCCAAGTTCCGACCCCGCTGGGAACCCCGCTTCGTCGTCTACCGCAAGAGCCGCGACCTCCCCCGCATCGGCTTCGCCGCCATGCAGGCCGAGGGCTTCGTGAACCTCGCACTGCCCCGCCCCTTCACCCGCAGGCGCCCCGCCCCCGCCCCGCGCCCCTGCGCCCACATCGTCCCCGCCCCCTCGGAGCGCGAGGTCCGGGCGGCCTGA
- the folK gene encoding 2-amino-4-hydroxy-6-hydroxymethyldihydropteridine diphosphokinase: protein MKPTQSDPTVQPVPASVVATVDAADTTLSNPRWAVVALGANLGNRLETLQGAVDALADTPGLRVKAVSPVYETEPWGVEPGTQPAYFNAVALVKTTLPPSSLLERAHAVEEAFHRVREEHWGARTIDVDIVAYADVISEDPVLTLPHPRAHQRAFVLAPWHDVDPEAQLPGHGAVAALLTSLGDQGIARRADLELRLPE, encoded by the coding sequence ATGAAGCCGACGCAGAGCGACCCCACCGTCCAGCCCGTACCGGCCTCCGTCGTCGCGACCGTCGACGCCGCCGACACGACGCTGTCCAACCCCCGCTGGGCCGTCGTGGCCCTCGGCGCCAACCTCGGCAACCGCCTGGAGACCCTCCAGGGCGCCGTCGACGCCCTCGCGGACACCCCCGGCCTCCGGGTCAAGGCCGTCTCCCCCGTGTACGAGACGGAGCCCTGGGGCGTCGAGCCCGGCACCCAGCCCGCGTACTTCAACGCCGTCGCGCTCGTGAAGACGACCCTGCCGCCCTCCTCCCTCCTGGAGCGGGCCCACGCCGTCGAGGAGGCCTTCCACCGCGTCCGCGAGGAGCACTGGGGCGCCCGCACCATCGACGTCGACATCGTCGCCTACGCGGACGTGATCTCCGAGGACCCCGTCCTCACCCTCCCGCACCCCCGCGCCCACCAGCGCGCCTTCGTCCTCGCCCCCTGGCACGACGTGGACCCCGAGGCTCAGCTCCCCGGCCACGGCGCCGTCGCCGCGCTGCTCACCTCCCTCGGCGACCAGGGCATCGCCCGCCGCGCCGACCTGGAACTCCGTCTGCCCGAGTAG
- a CDS encoding SMI1/KNR4 family protein produces the protein MIETFGGDRHFPDALAAVARVEFVYGEEGEGVDFEPYDAFDSAEETTDWLRHWTGNHALDGGDYRVFGQDGTGGLAAIWRVRPGQPLVEQPVVFMGSEGERGVVAGNVSDFLWVLADGFGPMEAALYVEREARPDADLADLAGRYATTPRRAAREIVSEAQAEFASFSEDLDELCR, from the coding sequence ATGATCGAGACGTTCGGCGGCGACCGCCACTTTCCTGACGCGCTGGCCGCTGTCGCCCGGGTCGAGTTCGTCTACGGCGAAGAGGGCGAGGGTGTCGACTTCGAGCCGTACGACGCCTTCGACTCCGCCGAGGAGACCACCGACTGGCTACGGCACTGGACCGGCAACCACGCGCTCGATGGCGGTGACTACCGCGTCTTCGGGCAGGACGGGACCGGCGGTCTCGCGGCGATCTGGCGTGTGCGGCCGGGGCAGCCGCTTGTCGAGCAGCCTGTGGTGTTCATGGGGTCGGAGGGCGAGCGCGGCGTGGTCGCCGGGAATGTGTCCGACTTCCTGTGGGTGCTGGCCGACGGCTTCGGGCCGATGGAGGCCGCTCTGTACGTGGAGCGGGAGGCGCGCCCGGATGCGGACCTGGCCGATCTGGCCGGGCGGTACGCGACCACGCCGCGCCGGGCCGCCCGGGAAATCGTCAGCGAGGCGCAGGCCGAGTTCGCGAGTTTCTCCGAGGATCTCGACGAGCTCTGCCGCTGA
- the folP gene encoding dihydropteroate synthase has translation MSTTIDRGTARGLPEWDRCAVMGVVNVTPDSFSDGGRWFDTTAAVKHGLDLVAEGADLVDVGGESTRPGASRVDEEEELRRVVPVVRGLAAEGVTVSVDTMRARVAARAVEAGALLVNDVSGGLADPGMVPAVAAAEVPFVVMHWRGFSQDMNSLAVYDDVVTEVVGELRTRLEAVVDGGIDPERIVVDPGLGFAKLAPHDLALVAHLPELRALGRPLLVAASRKRFLGHVLAREGAAPPPARERDAATAAVSALAAHAGAWAVRVHEVRATADAVRVARAVEGAA, from the coding sequence ATGAGTACGACGATCGACCGGGGTACGGCCCGGGGCCTGCCGGAGTGGGACCGCTGCGCGGTCATGGGCGTGGTCAACGTGACCCCCGACTCCTTCTCCGACGGCGGCCGCTGGTTCGACACCACGGCCGCCGTCAAACACGGCCTCGACCTCGTCGCCGAGGGCGCCGACCTCGTCGACGTCGGCGGCGAGTCCACCCGGCCCGGCGCCAGCCGCGTCGACGAGGAGGAGGAACTCCGCCGCGTCGTCCCCGTCGTCCGCGGCCTCGCCGCCGAAGGCGTCACCGTCTCCGTCGACACCATGCGCGCCCGTGTCGCCGCCCGTGCCGTCGAAGCCGGCGCCCTCCTCGTCAACGACGTCAGCGGCGGCCTCGCCGACCCCGGCATGGTCCCCGCCGTCGCCGCCGCCGAGGTCCCCTTCGTCGTCATGCACTGGCGCGGATTCAGCCAGGACATGAACAGCCTCGCCGTGTACGACGACGTCGTCACCGAGGTCGTCGGCGAACTCCGCACCCGCCTGGAGGCCGTCGTCGACGGCGGCATCGACCCCGAGCGCATCGTCGTCGACCCGGGCCTCGGCTTCGCCAAGCTCGCCCCCCACGACCTCGCCCTCGTGGCCCACCTCCCCGAACTCCGCGCCCTCGGCCGCCCCCTCCTCGTCGCCGCCTCCCGCAAGCGCTTCCTCGGCCACGTCCTCGCCCGCGAGGGCGCCGCACCGCCGCCCGCGCGCGAACGAGACGCCGCCACCGCCGCCGTCTCCGCCCTCGCCGCCCACGCGGGCGCGTGGGCCGTCCGCGTCCACGAGGTCCGGGCCACCGCCGACGCCGTACGGGTCGCCCGCGCCGTCGAGGGAGCCGCGTGA
- the folB gene encoding dihydroneopterin aldolase, which translates to MDRVALRGLKARGHHGVFPKEREEGQTFIVDLVLGLDTRPAAADDDLTKTVHYGIVAEEVVDVVQGEPVDLIETLAERIAQQCLSHAGVQEVEVVVHKPDAPITVPFDDVTITITRSRR; encoded by the coding sequence GTGGATCGTGTCGCGCTGCGCGGCCTCAAGGCCCGGGGCCATCACGGCGTCTTCCCCAAGGAGCGCGAGGAGGGCCAGACCTTCATCGTGGACCTGGTCCTCGGCCTGGACACCCGCCCGGCGGCCGCCGACGACGACCTGACGAAGACCGTGCACTACGGGATCGTCGCCGAAGAGGTCGTCGACGTCGTCCAGGGCGAGCCCGTCGACCTCATCGAAACGCTCGCCGAGCGCATCGCCCAGCAATGCCTCAGCCACGCCGGGGTACAAGAGGTGGAGGTCGTCGTCCACAAACCGGACGCGCCCATCACCGTGCCGTTCGACGACGTGACCATCACGATCACCCGGAGCCGACGATGA
- the folE gene encoding GTP cyclohydrolase I FolE, with protein MTDPVTLDGEGTIGDFDEKRAEAAVRELLIAVGEDPDREGLRETPGRVARAYRELFAGLRQTPEEVLTTTFDLGHDEMVLVKDIELTSMCEHHLLVFHGVAHIGYIPAESGKITGLSKLARLVDVFARRPQVQERLTTQIADSLMEILEARGAIVVIEAEHMCMSLRGVRKPGAKTTTSAVRGQLRDATTRAEAMSLILARS; from the coding sequence ATGACCGACCCGGTGACGCTGGACGGCGAGGGCACGATCGGCGATTTCGACGAGAAGCGCGCCGAAGCGGCCGTACGCGAGCTCCTCATCGCGGTCGGCGAGGACCCGGACCGCGAGGGGCTTCGGGAGACGCCGGGGCGGGTGGCTCGGGCGTACAGGGAGCTTTTCGCGGGGCTGCGGCAGACACCCGAGGAAGTGCTCACGACGACGTTCGACCTCGGTCACGACGAGATGGTCCTCGTGAAGGACATCGAACTGACGTCCATGTGTGAACATCATTTGCTCGTATTCCATGGCGTAGCCCACATTGGCTATATTCCGGCCGAATCAGGCAAAATCACCGGCCTGTCGAAGCTGGCGCGCCTGGTTGACGTCTTCGCTCGCCGCCCCCAGGTGCAGGAGCGTCTGACGACGCAGATCGCCGACTCGCTGATGGAGATCCTGGAGGCGCGTGGTGCGATCGTCGTGATCGAGGCCGAGCACATGTGCATGTCTCTACGCGGAGTCCGCAAGCCGGGCGCGAAGACGACGACCTCGGCGGTACGAGGTCAACTTCGTGACGCTACTACACGCGCTGAGGCTATGTCCCTGATATTGGCCCGCTCGTAG